The following proteins are co-located in the Streptomyces sp. NBC_01198 genome:
- a CDS encoding prephenate dehydrogenase — MRTALVIGAGLVGTSAALALTASGVDVRLSDRDDSAARTAAALGAGSAAPPDDTVDLVIVAVPPAHVAATLADAMTRGLGRGYLDVASVKGGPRRELEALGCDLSAYIGTHPMAGRERSGPLAATEDLFDGRPWVLTPSPATDTDVLNLALELVALCGAVPVVMDTDAHDRAVALVSHTPQLISSMVAARLEHADDSAVRLCGQGILDVTRIAGSEPAMWMDILAANPGPVADVLADLAADLGSTVEALRALQSADDAKRRGGAAAVEDVLVRGRAGRAKVPGKHGAAPKAYEVVAVLIGDQPGELARLFADAGAAGVNIEDVRIEHSTAQQAGLVHLFVEPRSAHTLAAALRDRAWSLRP; from the coding sequence GTGAGAACCGCACTCGTCATCGGCGCAGGACTCGTCGGTACGTCGGCCGCGCTCGCGCTGACCGCCAGCGGGGTCGACGTCCGGCTCAGCGACCGTGACGACTCCGCCGCCAGGACCGCGGCCGCGCTCGGCGCGGGCAGCGCGGCCCCGCCGGACGACACCGTCGACCTGGTGATCGTCGCCGTGCCCCCGGCGCATGTCGCGGCCACCCTCGCCGACGCGATGACCCGCGGCCTGGGCCGCGGCTACCTGGACGTGGCCAGCGTCAAGGGCGGTCCGCGCCGCGAGCTCGAAGCCCTCGGCTGCGACCTGTCGGCGTACATCGGCACGCACCCGATGGCGGGCCGCGAGCGCTCGGGGCCGCTGGCCGCCACCGAGGACCTCTTCGACGGCCGCCCCTGGGTGCTCACCCCCAGCCCCGCCACCGACACCGACGTGCTCAACCTCGCGCTGGAGCTGGTCGCGCTGTGCGGGGCCGTCCCGGTCGTCATGGACACCGACGCCCACGACCGGGCCGTCGCCCTGGTCTCCCACACCCCGCAGCTGATCTCCAGCATGGTCGCCGCCCGGCTCGAACACGCCGACGACAGCGCGGTGCGCCTGTGCGGGCAGGGCATCCTCGACGTGACCCGGATCGCCGGGTCCGAGCCCGCGATGTGGATGGACATCCTCGCCGCGAACCCGGGACCGGTCGCCGACGTCCTGGCCGACCTCGCCGCCGACCTCGGCAGCACCGTCGAGGCGCTGCGGGCCCTGCAGAGCGCCGACGACGCGAAGCGGCGCGGGGGCGCCGCCGCGGTCGAGGACGTCCTGGTCCGCGGCAGGGCCGGGCGCGCCAAGGTCCCCGGCAAGCACGGGGCCGCCCCCAAGGCGTACGAGGTCGTCGCGGTGCTCATCGGCGACCAGCCCGGCGAGCTGGCCAGGCTCTTCGCCGACGCGGGCGCCGCCGGGGTGAACATCGAGGACGTGCGGATCGAGCACAGCACCGCCCAGCAGGCGGGTCTGGTCCATCTCTTCGTCGAGCCGCGCTCGGCCCACACGCTTGCTGCCGCACTGCGCGACCGCGCGTGGTCCCTGCGGCCCTGA
- a CDS encoding ParA family protein → MAPYNDDNDLQDGQFYDPDAEYEPDPEYAATLAPDAARQRRERVGPTGRPLPYFPIPNPLTDHGPAKIVAMCNQKGGVGKTTSTINLGAALAEYGRRVLLVDFDPQGALSVGLGVNPMELDITVYNLLMERGLAADEVLLKTAVPGMDLLPSNIDLSAAEVQLVSEVARESTLQRALKPLMADYDYIVIDCQPSLGLLTVNALTAAHSVIVPLECEFFALRGVALLTETIEKVRERLNPELELDGILATMYDSRTVHSREVLARVVEAFDEHVFHTVIGRTVRFPETTVAGEPITTYASNSVGAAAYRQLAREVLARCHAE, encoded by the coding sequence ATGGCGCCTTACAACGACGACAACGACCTGCAGGACGGCCAGTTCTACGACCCCGACGCGGAGTACGAACCCGATCCGGAGTACGCCGCGACCCTCGCACCTGACGCGGCCCGCCAGCGCCGCGAACGCGTCGGCCCCACCGGCCGGCCGCTGCCCTACTTCCCGATCCCCAATCCGCTCACCGACCACGGCCCGGCGAAGATCGTCGCGATGTGCAACCAGAAGGGCGGGGTCGGCAAGACCACCTCGACCATCAACCTGGGTGCCGCGCTGGCCGAATACGGCCGCCGGGTGCTGCTTGTCGACTTCGATCCGCAGGGGGCGCTGTCCGTCGGACTCGGCGTCAACCCGATGGAACTCGACATCACCGTCTACAACCTGCTGATGGAACGCGGGCTCGCGGCGGACGAGGTGCTGCTCAAGACCGCGGTGCCCGGCATGGACCTGCTGCCCAGCAACATCGACCTGTCGGCCGCCGAGGTGCAGCTGGTCAGCGAGGTGGCCAGGGAGTCGACCCTGCAGCGCGCGCTCAAGCCGCTGATGGCCGACTACGACTACATCGTGATCGACTGCCAGCCCTCGCTCGGCCTGCTCACCGTCAACGCGCTCACCGCGGCGCACTCGGTGATCGTGCCGCTGGAGTGCGAGTTCTTCGCGCTGCGCGGGGTCGCGCTGCTCACCGAGACCATCGAGAAGGTCCGCGAGCGGCTCAACCCGGAACTCGAACTCGACGGCATCCTCGCCACCATGTACGACTCGCGGACCGTGCATAGCCGCGAGGTGCTCGCCCGGGTGGTCGAGGCCTTCGACGAGCACGTCTTCCACACCGTGATCGGCAGAACCGTGCGGTTCCCGGAGACCACCGTGGCCGGCGAGCCGATCACCACCTACGCCTCCAACTCCGTGGGCGCAGCCGCCTATCGCCAACTCGCCAGGGAGGTGCTCGCCCGGTGCCACGCCGAGTGA
- a CDS encoding tetratricopeptide repeat protein — protein sequence MTDQSLHSDPPAPRSGPGTGNAQVAGPDGEGPRPGDGGVIVLPAVPAGFVGRERELAELLAEIDTPGLGAGTRTAARVLLVAGRPGTGRTALALRVAAEVAPRYPDGGVFVRLTSAEGTPVPVEQVARGLLRALGPGAADLPGATAGRRLLLVLDDVVQAGQLAALLPEATDSLVVATSDGPLSGVTDVRPCTLGGLDTPAAVRLLSAAVGETRVSCDPRGAESLVHELAGHPTALHLAAGWLAARPGLSFADATTRLREIPPAPLVPPPPAGTAAAVPPPRNPPPAGELVRAFRLVYDSLPAAAARMLRLLVLAPAGAVDAQGASALAGCALEAAQGTLDDFVRDGLLAGGAPQYRVPGCLEPMLAALLAGAERPEDVRLARARMLERTVRLLLSCRAALAREPVEEGMPRALRFDTAQAAADWLESRLPALLAAVRSAVADGELDTLARRLVAALVRALAAFPGGDAMAAERYELHSLVLDVAERRGLQREQAAALINLGDLDAAAGRTDRAVERYRVALGAARACDDRQAEGRVLEALGGTYLERHDPGRAFDWYGRALSLRQAGGELADQARLHGRIGTLLTYTGQYGPALRAWRTAAGISRRLGDLPAQARALAEAARVQDFAGRPEDAVRSCRDALYWARQAADRRLEAALLLRLADLLDRLGDPEGARLQREAANGLSSPGAQAAELP from the coding sequence GTGACCGACCAGTCCCTCCACTCGGACCCGCCTGCCCCGCGCTCCGGCCCGGGTACGGGCAACGCGCAGGTGGCGGGCCCGGACGGCGAGGGGCCGCGGCCCGGGGACGGCGGGGTGATCGTGCTGCCCGCGGTGCCGGCCGGCTTCGTCGGGCGGGAGCGGGAGCTGGCCGAACTGCTCGCGGAGATCGACACGCCCGGGTTGGGCGCCGGTACGCGGACGGCCGCGCGGGTGCTGCTGGTGGCCGGCCGCCCCGGCACCGGCCGGACCGCGCTGGCGCTGCGGGTGGCCGCGGAGGTGGCGCCGCGCTACCCCGACGGCGGCGTCTTCGTCCGCCTGACCAGTGCCGAGGGCACGCCGGTCCCGGTCGAGCAGGTGGCCCGCGGGCTGCTGCGGGCGCTCGGCCCCGGGGCGGCCGACCTGCCGGGCGCGACGGCCGGGCGGCGGCTGCTGCTGGTCCTGGACGACGTGGTGCAGGCCGGGCAACTCGCGGCGCTGCTGCCCGAGGCCACGGACAGCCTGGTCGTGGCCACCTCGGACGGCCCGCTGTCGGGCGTCACCGACGTGCGGCCGTGCACGCTCGGCGGCCTGGACACCCCGGCCGCCGTGCGGCTGCTGTCCGCCGCGGTCGGCGAGACCCGCGTCAGCTGCGACCCGCGCGGCGCGGAGTCCCTGGTCCACGAACTCGCCGGCCACCCCACCGCCCTGCACCTGGCCGCCGGCTGGCTCGCCGCCCGCCCCGGCCTGTCCTTCGCCGACGCCACCACCCGCCTGCGCGAGATCCCGCCGGCCCCGCTCGTCCCCCCGCCGCCCGCGGGCACCGCTGCCGCGGTGCCGCCGCCGCGCAACCCGCCGCCCGCCGGCGAGCTCGTGCGGGCCTTCCGGCTGGTGTACGACTCGCTGCCGGCCGCCGCGGCCCGGATGCTGCGCCTGCTGGTGCTGGCGCCCGCCGGGGCGGTGGACGCGCAGGGGGCCTCCGCGCTGGCCGGCTGCGCGCTGGAGGCCGCGCAGGGGACGCTGGACGACTTCGTCCGCGACGGGCTGCTGGCCGGCGGGGCGCCGCAGTACCGGGTGCCGGGCTGCCTGGAACCGATGCTCGCCGCGCTGCTCGCGGGCGCCGAGCGCCCCGAGGACGTACGGCTGGCGCGGGCCAGGATGCTGGAGCGGACCGTACGGCTGCTGCTGTCGTGCCGTGCGGCACTGGCCCGCGAGCCGGTCGAGGAGGGCATGCCGCGCGCCCTGCGGTTCGACACCGCGCAGGCGGCGGCCGACTGGCTGGAGTCGCGGCTGCCCGCGCTGCTGGCCGCCGTGCGCTCCGCGGTCGCCGACGGCGAGCTGGACACGCTCGCCCGGCGCCTGGTGGCGGCCCTGGTCCGCGCGCTGGCCGCCTTCCCCGGCGGCGACGCGATGGCCGCGGAGCGCTACGAGCTGCACTCGCTGGTGCTTGACGTCGCCGAGCGCCGCGGGCTGCAGCGCGAGCAGGCCGCCGCGCTGATCAACCTCGGCGACCTGGACGCCGCCGCCGGCCGCACCGACCGGGCCGTGGAGCGTTACCGCGTGGCCCTGGGCGCCGCCCGTGCCTGCGACGACCGGCAGGCCGAGGGCCGCGTCCTGGAAGCGCTCGGCGGGACGTACCTGGAGCGCCACGACCCGGGACGCGCCTTCGACTGGTACGGCCGCGCGCTGTCCCTGCGCCAGGCCGGCGGCGAGCTCGCCGACCAGGCCAGGCTGCACGGCAGGATCGGCACCCTGCTGACCTACACCGGCCAGTACGGTCCGGCGCTGCGGGCCTGGCGGACGGCCGCCGGGATCAGCAGGCGGCTCGGCGACCTGCCGGCCCAGGCCCGCGCGCTGGCCGAGGCGGCCCGGGTGCAGGACTTCGCCGGCCGCCCCGAGGACGCCGTCCGCAGCTGCCGCGACGCGCTGTACTGGGCGCGGCAGGCGGCCGACCGCCGACTGGAGGCGGCGCTGCTGCTGCGGCTCGCGGACCTGCTCGACCGGCTCGGCGACCCGGAGGGCGCCAGGCTGCAGCGCGAGGCCGCGAACGGCCTGTCCAGCCCTGGTGCGCAGGCGGCGGAATTGCCCTGA
- a CDS encoding pseudouridine synthase, which yields MRSSDRNSGGDRNSRGDGGTPRRGSGGDRRGSGAPDRRGAGSGRGAGSGGRGGDAPRRGDAPGRADGPPQRPAKPRPEERRYDVGSTGQSGANKPGGMPRTKPGSNKPTGNRGRGPAPARPRELDAQIEERNRERHSKPKLNLPKTFPGAEQEGERLQKVLARAGMGSRRACEELIEQHRVEVNGRIVTEQGLRVDTEHDEVKVDGLTVATQSYLFFALNKPAGVVSTMEDPDGRQCLGDYVTNRETRLFHVGRLDTETEGLILLTNHGELAHRLTHPRYGVQKTYLAAIQGPLPRDLGKQLKSGIELEDGWARADHFRIVQNTGKNYLVEVTLHEGRKHIVRRMLAEAGFPVDKLVRTSFGPIPLGDQKSGWLRRLTNTEVGMLMHEVDL from the coding sequence ATGCGAAGCAGCGACAGGAACAGCGGCGGCGACCGTAACTCCAGGGGCGACGGGGGCACCCCCCGGCGTGGCTCCGGGGGAGACCGGCGCGGGAGCGGCGCCCCGGACCGCAGAGGCGCGGGCTCCGGCCGTGGCGCCGGGTCCGGCGGGCGCGGCGGCGACGCGCCCCGGCGCGGGGACGCGCCAGGGCGGGCCGACGGCCCCCCGCAGCGCCCCGCCAAGCCGCGCCCCGAGGAGCGCCGCTACGACGTCGGCAGCACCGGCCAGTCCGGCGCCAACAAGCCCGGCGGCATGCCCCGCACCAAGCCCGGCAGCAACAAGCCGACCGGCAACCGCGGCCGCGGCCCGGCCCCGGCCAGGCCGCGCGAGCTGGACGCGCAGATCGAGGAGCGCAACCGGGAGCGGCACAGCAAGCCCAAGCTGAACCTGCCCAAGACCTTCCCCGGCGCCGAGCAGGAGGGCGAGCGGCTGCAGAAGGTTCTCGCGCGGGCCGGCATGGGCTCCCGGCGGGCCTGCGAGGAACTGATCGAGCAGCACCGCGTGGAGGTCAACGGGCGGATCGTCACCGAGCAGGGGCTGCGGGTCGACACCGAGCACGACGAGGTGAAGGTCGACGGGCTGACCGTGGCCACCCAGTCGTATCTGTTCTTCGCCCTGAACAAACCCGCCGGGGTCGTCTCCACCATGGAGGACCCCGACGGGCGGCAGTGCCTCGGCGACTACGTCACCAACCGGGAGACCCGGCTCTTCCACGTCGGCCGGCTCGACACCGAGACCGAGGGCCTGATCCTGCTCACCAACCACGGCGAGCTGGCCCACCGGCTGACCCACCCGCGCTACGGCGTGCAGAAGACCTACCTCGCCGCGATCCAGGGCCCGCTGCCCCGCGACCTGGGCAAGCAGCTCAAGAGCGGCATCGAGCTGGAGGACGGCTGGGCGCGCGCCGACCACTTCAGGATCGTGCAGAACACCGGGAAGAACTACCTGGTCGAGGTCACCCTGCACGAGGGCCGCAAGCACATCGTGCGGCGGATGCTCGCCGAGGCGGGCTTCCCGGTCGACAAGCTGGTCCGCACCAGCTTCGGCCCGATCCCGCTGGGCGACCAGAAGTCCGGGTGGCTGCGCCGGCTGACCAACACCGAGGTCGGCATGCTGATGCACGAGGTCGATCTGTAG
- the cmk gene encoding (d)CMP kinase — MDNPVIVAIDGPSGTGKSSTSKAVAAKLGLSYLDTGAQYRAITWWMLTNGIDVDDPVAVADTAGKPAVVSGTDPLDPQISVDGVDVTAPIRSQQVTAAVSAVSAVPEVRARMVEFQRAAAASATAGIVVEGRDIGTTVLPDATVKIFLTASAEVRAARRSTELKGAVSLAATQEALTRRDAADAGRKTSPLAKAADAIEVDTSDLTLDQVVDRVVALVEEKRATVR; from the coding sequence GTGGACAACCCGGTGATCGTCGCCATCGACGGCCCCTCCGGCACAGGCAAGTCCAGCACTTCCAAGGCGGTCGCCGCCAAGCTCGGGCTCAGCTATCTGGACACCGGAGCCCAGTACCGGGCCATCACCTGGTGGATGCTGACCAACGGCATCGACGTCGACGACCCGGTCGCCGTCGCGGACACCGCCGGCAAGCCGGCCGTCGTCTCCGGCACCGACCCCCTCGACCCGCAGATCAGCGTCGACGGTGTCGACGTGACCGCCCCGATCCGCTCCCAGCAGGTCACCGCGGCCGTCAGCGCGGTCAGCGCGGTGCCCGAGGTGCGGGCCCGGATGGTGGAGTTCCAGCGTGCCGCGGCCGCCTCCGCGACGGCCGGCATAGTGGTCGAGGGCCGCGACATCGGCACCACCGTGCTGCCCGACGCGACAGTGAAGATCTTCCTCACCGCCTCCGCCGAGGTCCGCGCCGCCCGCCGCAGCACCGAGCTCAAGGGCGCGGTGAGCCTGGCCGCCACCCAGGAGGCGCTGACCAGGCGGGACGCCGCCGACGCCGGCCGCAAGACCTCGCCGCTCGCCAAGGCCGCCGACGCCATCGAGGTCGACACCTCGGACCTGACCCTCGACCAGGTGGTGGACCGTGTCGTCGCCCTGGTCGAGGAGAAGCGGGCGACCGTCAGGTGA
- a CDS encoding nucleotidyltransferase domain-containing protein yields MRESLGHVLVREHTVYACVMGSRAFGLATGKSDIDRRGVFVAPAPLFWRFDKPPTHVSGPRDEEFSWEIERFCALALRGNPNVLECLHSPLVERLDATGRELLDLRDAFLSRRVEASFRGYAQQQLGRLEADIRTQGEPRWKHAMHLLRLLASCRDLLRTGTLTIDVGDQRETLLAVRRGELGWEEVRGRMRALYDEADAAAAATPLPAEPDRARVEDFLVRVRRASAAAALPASAGGGLPG; encoded by the coding sequence ATGCGTGAATCTCTGGGGCACGTTCTGGTCCGCGAGCACACGGTCTACGCGTGTGTCATGGGCTCGCGCGCGTTCGGTCTCGCCACCGGGAAGAGCGACATCGACCGGCGCGGGGTGTTCGTGGCTCCGGCACCGCTGTTCTGGCGGTTCGACAAGCCCCCGACGCATGTCAGCGGACCGCGCGACGAGGAGTTCTCCTGGGAGATCGAGCGCTTCTGCGCGCTGGCGCTGCGCGGCAACCCCAACGTGCTCGAGTGCCTGCACTCCCCGCTGGTCGAGCGGCTGGACGCCACCGGGCGCGAGCTGCTCGACCTGCGGGACGCCTTCCTGTCCCGCCGGGTCGAGGCGAGCTTCCGCGGCTACGCCCAGCAGCAGCTGGGCCGCCTGGAGGCGGACATCCGCACCCAGGGCGAGCCGCGCTGGAAGCACGCCATGCACCTGCTGCGGCTGCTGGCCAGCTGCCGCGACCTGCTGCGTACCGGCACCCTCACCATCGACGTCGGCGACCAGCGGGAGACGCTGCTCGCGGTGCGGCGGGGTGAGCTGGGCTGGGAGGAGGTGCGCGGCCGGATGCGCGCCTTGTACGACGAGGCAGACGCGGCCGCGGCGGCGACCCCGCTGCCCGCGGAGCCGGACCGGGCCAGGGTGGAGGACTTCCTGGTCCGCGTCCGCCGGGCGTCGGCGGCCGCCGCGCTCCCGGCGTCCGCCGGCGGCGGCTTACCTGGCTGA
- a CDS encoding lysophospholipid acyltransferase family protein, with protein sequence MNGLWRPRVLGAWRIPAQGPLILAGNHAHNIDGPMLIGTSPRPLHFLVKKEAFVGPLDPFLRAIGQIEVDRASADRTAIARALGVLEQGGVLGIFPEGTRGGAEFAELRAGLAYFALRSGAPIVPVAVLGSARSGRMVSALPPLRSRIDVVYGEPFAAGDGSGRRTRTALDAATLRIQDRLTAHMGEARRTTGR encoded by the coding sequence ATGAACGGCCTGTGGCGCCCCCGGGTGCTCGGCGCCTGGCGGATCCCGGCGCAGGGCCCGCTGATCCTGGCCGGCAACCACGCGCACAACATCGACGGTCCGATGCTGATCGGCACCTCGCCCCGCCCCCTGCACTTCCTGGTGAAGAAGGAGGCCTTCGTCGGGCCGCTCGACCCGTTCCTGCGGGCGATCGGGCAGATCGAGGTCGACCGGGCGAGCGCCGACCGCACCGCGATCGCCCGTGCGCTCGGGGTGCTCGAGCAGGGCGGTGTGCTCGGCATATTCCCCGAGGGCACCCGCGGCGGCGCGGAGTTCGCCGAGCTGCGCGCGGGACTGGCGTACTTCGCGCTGCGCTCGGGCGCGCCCATCGTGCCGGTCGCGGTGCTGGGCAGCGCACGCAGCGGCCGGATGGTGTCCGCACTGCCGCCGCTGCGCAGCAGGATCGATGTCGTCTACGGTGAGCCCTTCGCCGCGGGCGACGGCAGCGGGCGGCGCACCCGTACCGCGCTGGACGCCGCGACCCTGCGCATCCAGGACCGGCTGACCGCACACATGGGCGAGGCCCGGCGGACCACCGGCCGCTGA
- the scpB gene encoding SMC-Scp complex subunit ScpB, with protein sequence MTDVADLTAGLELPEQQSPPTGLLDAATAGLELKPALEAVLMVVDEPATEEQLAKVLERPRRAVGKALRELSDDYTREGRGFDLRLVAGGWRFYTRPDLAPAVEKFVLDGQHARLTQAALETLAVVAYRQPVSRSRVSAVRGVNCDGVMRTLLQRGLVVEGGTEPETGAILYRTTNYFLERMGLRSLDELPELAPFLPEADAVEAESQEGLPSFDPDAPDEPSTIANTET encoded by the coding sequence ATGACCGACGTGGCGGATCTCACCGCCGGACTCGAACTGCCCGAACAGCAGTCCCCGCCGACCGGCCTGCTCGACGCGGCCACCGCCGGGCTGGAGCTGAAGCCGGCACTCGAAGCGGTGCTGATGGTGGTGGACGAACCCGCCACCGAGGAGCAGCTCGCGAAGGTGCTCGAACGCCCCCGGCGGGCCGTGGGCAAGGCGCTGCGCGAGCTGTCCGACGACTACACCCGCGAGGGCAGGGGCTTCGACCTGCGGCTCGTGGCCGGCGGCTGGCGTTTCTACACCCGGCCCGACCTCGCGCCCGCGGTGGAGAAGTTCGTCCTGGACGGCCAGCACGCGCGCCTGACCCAGGCCGCGCTGGAGACGCTCGCGGTGGTCGCCTACCGGCAGCCGGTCAGCCGCTCGCGCGTCTCGGCGGTGCGCGGGGTCAACTGCGACGGCGTCATGCGGACGCTGCTGCAACGGGGTCTGGTGGTCGAAGGTGGGACGGAACCCGAGACAGGTGCGATCCTGTACAGGACGACGAACTACTTCCTGGAACGCATGGGCCTGCGCAGCCTCGACGAGCTGCCCGAGCTCGCCCCGTTCCTGCCGGAGGCGGACGCGGTCGAGGCGGAGTCCCAGGAGGGACTGCCGTCGTTCGATCCGGATGCGCCGGACGAGCCATCGACCATTGCGAATACGGAAACTTGA
- a CDS encoding segregation and condensation protein A, whose translation MPTTTTDDSDRPRRALGRGAAAWQEPPSGDTAAEPEPVPAAEGPGHVTEPAEGPGHVTEPAEGPELVTEPAEGPELVPEPDAGPAGVPPAAPPAAAVGRQDGAPAEEEAGDGRFTVRLANFEGPFDLLLQLISKHKLDVTEVALSKVTNEFMAHLRAMGPDWDLDQTTEFLVVAATLLDLKAARLLPAAEVEDEADLALLEARDLLFARLLQYRAYKQIAAIFADRLEQEALRHPRTVGLEPQHAELLPEVVLSIGPERFAQLAVKAMQPRPRPQVYVDHIHAPLVSVREQAEHVIALLRERGAASFGDLTADAPDTLTVVARFLALLELYREKAVALDQEEALGELQVRWTGGEQPVDAPLVTDEFDQEAAAKPAQGRNGEQR comes from the coding sequence ATGCCGACCACCACGACCGACGACTCCGACCGCCCGCGCCGCGCCCTCGGCCGCGGCGCCGCCGCCTGGCAGGAACCGCCGTCCGGCGACACCGCGGCGGAGCCGGAGCCCGTTCCGGCGGCCGAAGGACCGGGGCACGTAACGGAACCGGCCGAAGGACCGGGGCACGTAACGGAACCGGCCGAAGGACCGGAGCTCGTAACGGAACCGGCCGAAGGACCGGAGCTCGTACCGGAACCGGACGCCGGACCTGCGGGCGTCCCCCCGGCCGCGCCGCCCGCCGCGGCCGTGGGCCGGCAGGACGGGGCGCCGGCCGAGGAGGAGGCAGGCGACGGGCGGTTCACCGTACGGCTGGCGAACTTCGAGGGCCCCTTCGACCTGCTGCTGCAGCTGATCTCCAAGCACAAGCTGGACGTCACCGAGGTCGCGCTGTCCAAGGTCACCAACGAGTTCATGGCCCACCTGCGGGCCATGGGGCCGGACTGGGACCTCGACCAGACCACCGAGTTCCTGGTGGTCGCCGCCACCCTGCTCGACCTCAAGGCCGCCCGGCTGCTGCCCGCCGCCGAGGTCGAGGACGAGGCGGACCTCGCGCTGCTCGAAGCCCGCGACCTGCTCTTCGCCCGGCTGCTGCAGTACCGCGCCTACAAGCAGATCGCGGCGATCTTCGCCGACCGGCTGGAGCAGGAGGCGCTGCGCCACCCCCGTACGGTGGGCCTGGAACCGCAGCACGCGGAACTGCTGCCCGAGGTCGTGCTGAGCATCGGCCCCGAGCGCTTCGCGCAGCTCGCGGTCAAGGCGATGCAGCCCAGGCCGCGGCCCCAGGTGTACGTGGACCACATCCACGCCCCCCTGGTCAGCGTGCGCGAGCAGGCTGAGCACGTGATCGCGCTGCTGCGGGAGCGGGGCGCGGCCAGCTTCGGCGACCTCACCGCGGACGCGCCCGACACGCTCACGGTGGTGGCACGCTTCCTGGCGCTGCTCGAGCTGTACCGGGAGAAGGCGGTCGCACTGGACCAGGAGGAGGCGCTGGGCGAGCTCCAGGTCCGCTGGACCGGCGGCGAGCAGCCGGTGGACGCCCCGCTGGTGACCGACGAATTCGACCAGGAGGCCGCGGCCAAGCCCGCCCAGGGCCGGAACGGAGAACAACGATGA
- the ald gene encoding alanine dehydrogenase — protein MKVGIPREVKNNEFRVAITPAGVHELVRGGHQVVVEEGAGHGSSIPDAEYVAAGAAILGTADEVWAAADLLLKVKEPVAEEYHRLRKDQTLFTYLHLAASRACTDALLESGTTAIAYETVETADRRLPLLAPMSEVAGRLAPQVGAYHLMRSAGGRGVLPGGVPGVRSGRAVVIGAGVSGWHATTIALGLGFHVTLLDKDVNKLREADKVFGNRVQTIASNALALEQAVLDADLVIGAVLIPGAKAPKLVTNELVSRMKPGAVLVDIAIDQGGCFEDSRPTTHAEPTFTVHESVFYCVANMPGAVPNTSTYALTNATLPYVVELADRGWREALRRDPALALGLNTHEGQVVYGPVADAHGLDPVELRTLLG, from the coding sequence GTGAAGGTGGGCATCCCCCGCGAGGTCAAGAACAACGAGTTCCGCGTGGCCATCACCCCGGCCGGCGTGCACGAGCTCGTACGAGGCGGACACCAGGTCGTCGTCGAGGAGGGCGCGGGCCACGGCTCGTCCATCCCCGACGCCGAGTACGTGGCGGCGGGCGCCGCCATCCTCGGCACCGCCGACGAGGTGTGGGCCGCCGCCGACCTGCTGCTCAAGGTCAAGGAGCCGGTCGCCGAGGAGTACCACCGGCTGCGCAAGGACCAGACCCTCTTCACCTACCTGCACCTGGCGGCCTCCCGCGCGTGCACCGACGCGCTGCTGGAGTCCGGCACCACCGCGATCGCCTACGAGACGGTCGAGACCGCCGACCGCAGGCTGCCGCTGCTCGCCCCGATGTCCGAGGTGGCCGGGCGGCTCGCCCCGCAGGTCGGCGCCTACCACCTGATGCGCTCGGCCGGCGGCCGCGGGGTGCTGCCCGGCGGGGTGCCCGGTGTGCGGTCGGGGCGGGCCGTGGTCATCGGCGCCGGCGTCTCCGGCTGGCACGCCACCACCATCGCGCTCGGCCTCGGCTTCCACGTCACCCTGCTGGACAAGGACGTCAACAAGCTGCGCGAGGCCGACAAGGTCTTCGGCAACCGGGTGCAGACCATCGCGTCCAACGCCCTCGCGCTCGAACAGGCCGTGCTGGACGCCGACCTGGTGATCGGCGCGGTGCTGATACCGGGCGCCAAGGCGCCCAAGCTGGTGACCAACGAGCTGGTCTCGCGCATGAAGCCGGGCGCCGTACTGGTCGACATCGCGATCGACCAAGGCGGCTGCTTCGAGGACTCCCGGCCCACCACGCACGCGGAGCCGACCTTCACCGTGCACGAGTCGGTCTTCTACTGCGTCGCCAACATGCCCGGCGCGGTGCCCAACACCTCGACCTACGCACTGACCAACGCCACCCTGCCCTACGTCGTCGAACTGGCCGACCGCGGCTGGCGCGAGGCGCTGCGCCGCGACCCGGCGCTGGCACTCGGCCTCAACACCCATGAGGGACAGGTCGTTTACGGTCCGGTCGCCGACGCGCACGGACTCGACCCGGTCGAACTGCGCACGCTGCTGGGCTGA